TAGGCGATGAGAATGTTGATATTAATGCACTAATAGGCAATGAAATATCACTCACGTACAACGGCGAAATAAACTGTGTACATTGCAACCGCAAGACCAAAAAAAGCTTCAACCAAGGCTATTGTTACCCTTGCCTAATTTCACTCGCACAATGCGACAGTTGCATCATCAAGCCTGAGAAATGCCACTATCATGAAGGAACATGCCGTGAACCTGAATGGGGCGAAGCACACTGTTTTAACGAGCATTTTGTCTATTTGGCGAATACTGGCACGGTTAAAGTAGGAATTACGCGACAAATCACCGATGGTGTATCGACCCGCTGGATGGACCAAGGCGCAACACAGGCAACAGTAATGTTACGCGTACCTGACAGATTAACCAGCGGGCTTGTTGAGACGCTGTGTAAAGAGCATATTGCAGATAAAACAAACTGGCGAACAATGCTAAAAGGTAAGCCGGAAGATGTAGATTTGCTGCAAGTAAAACAAGAATTACTTGAAAAAATTGCTACCAATTTAGACGCACTAAAGCAAGAGAAAGGTTTACAAGCTGTTAGCGAAGTGACAACCACTACCCATGATATTCACTACCCTGTTAATGATTATCCGGTAAAAATTAAATCACTTAACCTGGACAAAGATCCAAGCTTTTCAGGTGTATTAAAAGGCATAAAAGGCCAATACTGGCTACTTGATAACGATAGAGTTATTAACATTAGAAAGTTTGCTGGCTACAACGCTACGCTAACATGCTAACAAGAAAAGCGAGGTTTTATGTGACCGCCATTACCTCGCTTTTTGATTGTACGACTAAACAAAGTTTCCCTTTCTTCTTTCTTTTGTGCATTGTGTAGCCGACCGATTAACGACGTACTAAAAAAGGACTTTAGCAATGCGTATCTTTCTTCTCACTCTTTTTTTCTCATTTAATTGTTTAGGTGCATTGAATGTTCCATTGCAAAAAGAACTTCAATCCATGGCCAGAGCAGATAAAACAGTGAGGAACGAGAT
The DNA window shown above is from Alteromonas sp. KC3 and carries:
- a CDS encoding DUF2797 domain-containing protein is translated as MTTTYTGVLRKMHTHADDNNNVHYTLPIGDENVDINALIGNEISLTYNGEINCVHCNRKTKKSFNQGYCYPCLISLAQCDSCIIKPEKCHYHEGTCREPEWGEAHCFNEHFVYLANTGTVKVGITRQITDGVSTRWMDQGATQATVMLRVPDRLTSGLVETLCKEHIADKTNWRTMLKGKPEDVDLLQVKQELLEKIATNLDALKQEKGLQAVSEVTTTTHDIHYPVNDYPVKIKSLNLDKDPSFSGVLKGIKGQYWLLDNDRVINIRKFAGYNATLTC